From Anolis carolinensis isolate JA03-04 unplaced genomic scaffold, rAnoCar3.1.pri scaffold_8, whole genome shotgun sequence, a single genomic window includes:
- the nkx6-3 gene encoding homeobox protein Nkx-6.3 has product MDSNLQGTFLLNNASLASFPEVKAPMCQYSVQNSFYKLSPSGLSAQLAAGTPHGISDILSRPLAAPNSTLLPGYSHVGGFNGLGTQSIYYGSQVGNFSKAGSEYVARGRSCWADTGQEWHGGRPCSNSTGHMSDGLHKKKHTRPTFTGHQIFALEKTFEQTKYLAGPERARLAYSLGMSESQVKVWFQNRRTKWRKKSALEPSSSSSPRAGAGPGERSVSDEDDEYNKPLDPDSDDEKIRLLLRKHRAAFSALGLGSHSG; this is encoded by the exons ATGGACTCCAATCTGCAGGGGACGTTCCTGCTCAACAATGCTTCTCTCGCCTCTTTCCCGGAAGTCAAAGCACCCATGTGCCAGTATTCGGTGCAAAACTCCTTCTACAAGCTCAGCCCCTCGGGACTCAGTGCCCAGCTGGCAGCCGGCACACCGCACGGCATCAGCGACATCCTGAGCAGGCCTCTGGCTGCGCCAAACAGCACCCTCCTGCCTGGCTATTCCCATGTCGGGGGATTCAACGGATTGGGAACCCAGAGCATTTATTATGGGTCCCAAGTCGGGAACTTCTCCAAAGCCGGGAGCGAATACGTCGCCAGGGGTCGGAGCTGCTGGGCGGATACGGGACAGGAGTGGCACGGAGGACGGCCGTGTAGCAACT CCACGGGGCACATGTCTGACGGGCTCCACAAGAAGAAGCACACGCGGCCCACCTTCACCGGGCACCAGATCTTCGCCTTGGAGAAGACCTTTGAGCAGACCAAATACCTGGCCGGACCTGAGCGGGCACGACTGGCCTATTCCCTCGGCATGAGCGAATCCCAGGTGAAG GTGTGGTTCCAGAACCGGCGCACCAAGTGGCGGAAGAAGAGTGCCCTggagccctcctcctcctcctccccgagGGCCGGGGCCGGGCCTGGCGAGCGCTCCGTCTCCGACGAGGACGATGAGTACAACAAACCGCTGGACCCCGACTCGGACGATGAGAAGATCCGGCTCCTGTTGCGCAAACACCGGGCCGCCTTCTCCGCCCTGGGCCTGGGCTCCCACAGTGGCTGA
- the ank1 gene encoding ankyrin-1 isoform X11 has translation MWGFLTQLLISLVLLGFFLVSCQNLLHIAQGSFRFVLKHIHQELDKELGETEGLSDDEEPVSTRVVRRRVIVQGNEALDIPGEQVTEEQFTDEQGNIITKKIIRKVVRQLDTDGTGDGRQHEEEEAQGSAPRSELLGGRMGAQIVKRASLKRGKQ, from the exons ATGTGGGGCTTCCTGACCCAGCTGCTCATCAGCTTGGTGCTGTTGGGCTTCTTCCTGGTCAGCTGCCAAAACCTCTTGCACATCGCCCAGGGCTCCTTCCGCTTTGTGCTGAAGCACATCCACCAGGAGCTGGACAAGGAGCTGGGCGAGACTGAGGGGCTCAGCGATGACGAGGAGCCCGTCTCCACCCGCGTGGTGCGGCGACGTGTCATCGTCCAG GGTAACGAAGCACTGGATATTCCTGGGGAACAAGTGACTGAAGAACAATTCACTGATGAGCAAGGCAACATCATCACAAAGAAA ATTATCCGGAAGGTGGTGCGGCAGCTGGATACGGATGGCACAGGCGATGGGCGGCAACATGAAGAG GAGGAGGCTCAAGGGAGCGCCCCAAGATCGGAGCTGCTTGGGGGCAGGATGGGGGCTCAGATAGTGAAACGAGCCAGCCTGAAAAGGGGGAAGCAGTGA